One Anaeromusa acidaminophila DSM 3853 genomic window, CGTCAACGGAGTCACAAACTCAGCAGCATGCTGCGTCATGATCACATGCACCGTCGCCATTTGCTTGCGCAGCCGACTGACAAGCTCCACCGCCTTATAAGCGGCAATGCCGCCGCACACGCCCACCACAACAGTCTTTCCTGTAAAAGGCATGGCAGTCGCCCCCTTTACTTGATTCCGTGTTTTGTCCGTTCATAGGTCACGCGGTCAGCGGCGATTTCCTCCAGCGCTACGGTAACTTGCTTTTTGGCGCGTCCTTCTAACGCTCCCGGTTCTTCATCCAGCAAGGTCCGAGCTCGTTTAGCCGCTAAAACTACCAGCGTATATTTGCTGTCCACTTTTGTCATCAATACATCTAAAGATGGTTTTATCATATCAATTCCCCCGTATGTGAAATATCTCCAAATTTTTGCATGCTTGCAATCAAGGCGGCGTTGCGCCGTACGCGACACTTTTCTGCCATCACAATTCCCTTAATTTTGGCAACGGCATCAGCCACTATGTCATTCACCAACACGTAGTCGTATTTAGAAGCCAAGGTCACTTCGTGCTCCGCCGCTTGCAAGCGGCGTTCAATTACGTCCGCTGTTTCCGTCCCCCGGCCGGCTATACGCCGCCGCAACTCGGTCAACGAAGGCGGCATCAAAAAGACAAAAACTCCATCCGGATAGCTTTCCTTTACCTGCAACGCGCCTTGCGTGTCAATCTCCAGCAAAACATCACTGCCTGCCTCTAAACGCTCCAACACGTAATTTCGCGGCGTGCCGTAATAATTTCCATATACTTCCGCCCATTCCAACAAGGCTTTTTCCTGGATCATATCCTGAAAACGTTCTTTTGGCGTAAACCAGTAGTTCACGCCATGAACCTCCCCCTCCCGAGGGGCTCTAGTCGTAGCGGAAATAGAAAATTCAAGGTATGGCAATTGCTGCAGCAATTCCTTGCACACCGTGCCCTTGCCGGTCCCGGAAGGGCCTGAGATTACAATTAAAATCCCCTTAGTTTGCGCCATAGCCGCTTCCCTCGCTTTTATTTTAGTCTTGAGGATCGCTGCCGCTATCCTTGTTCACCAAACGATGCGCCACCGTTTCCGGCTGTACTGCGGACAAAATGACATGATCGCTATCAGCAATGATGACCGCCCGAGTACGACGTCCGTAGGTAGCGTCAATCAGCATGCCCCTGTCGCGAGCTTCTTGAATAATCCGCTTGATTGGCGCTGATTCAGGGCTGACTATCGAAATAATGCGGTTAGCAGAAACAATATTACCAAACCCAATATTGATCAACTTGATGTCCATAAATACATCCTCCTAAACGTTAATTTGACCGTAACATACTAGCTTATTCTACGTTTTGCACTTGTTCGCGCATTTTTTCAAGCTCGCTTTTCATTTCCACGACGATTTTCCCCAATTCAAAATCATTGGCTTTTGACGCCATGGTATTGGCTTCCCGATTGAGTTCCTGCAGTAAAAAATCGAGTTTCCGCCCCACCGGCTCCAGTACAGACAAGGTAGCCGTAAACTGGTCTAAATGACTGCGAAAACGAACGATTTCCTCTACAATGCCGATGCGATCGGCAAAAAGCGCCGCTTCTTGGAGCACTCGGCTCTCATCTGGAGCCGTTCCCGCCGCTGCCAAAAGTTCTCGCAGCTTAAGGAGCAGTTTTTCCTGATATTCGCAAGCTACTTGGGGCGCCCGGCCTTCCACCATCTGCAACCGTTCCCGAAGCAAGGCAATACGCCGCACAAAATCCTCTTGCAAATTGCAGCCTTCCTGACGCCGCATCGCCAGAAGCTGGTATAAAGCCGCCTCTAACGCTTCCTGCAGCACAGGCCAGCGGTTTTCGGCATCTTCCTGCGCTTCCGTTACTCTGATAATATCCGGATAGCGCAGCAGCTGCTCCACCGTCAGCGTTTGGGGCAATCCCAATTGCGTCGCCAACTCCTGGCCCGCTTGAAAATAGGCTTTAGCCAATTCATAATCCACTTGCACATTAGCGGCCTTCGAGCCAACTTCCTCAAAAGAAATAAATACATCTACCCGGCCGCGTTGCAGCTTTGCCGAAACAAGCCGACGTACGCGTTCTTCCAGCACCAACAGTGATTTAGGCATACGTACGACTACTTCGCCATAGCGATGATTTACCGATTTAATCTCCACTTGCATGCGGAAGCTGGCGCCTTCTTGCACAGGAGAGGTCGCTTCACCGCGCCCAAAACCAGTCATGCTCTGGATCACTATACCGCCTCCTGTCCGCGCAGGCGGCAGGAACCGCGAAATACTTCTGTCGCCGGCCCTGTCAAATACACATGATTATCTTCTTCCGACCATTCCACTTCCAGTACACCGCCGTCGAGAGCCACTTTACAGCGTCTTTCCGCCAGTCCGTTCAACACGGCCGCCGTTACGGTTGCACAAGAGCCAGTGCCGCAAGCCAGCGTAACCCCAGCGCCGCGTTCCCATACACGCATGCGCAATGCTTGGCGATTGATAACCTGGACAAATTCCACATTGGTCTTGCGAGGAAAAAAAGCATGTGTTTCCAGTTTCGGCCCCCAAAGCTCCAGCGGGACCGCTTCCGCATCGTCTACAAAGATCACCGCATGCGGATTGCCCATGGATACGCAAGTAACAGCAAAGTCTCCATGCTCTGTTTGCAAAGACCGGTTGACAACGCGTTCCTCTCCGCCATCTTTAACAGGGATGTCCTTTGCTGCCAGCTTAGGTTCCCCCATATCCACCCGAACCTGTCCGTCTTCCAGCAGCTTCGGACGAATCAAGCCTGCTTTTGTTTTAAAAGTCATTTCTTTTTGGTCTGTCAAGCCGTTTTCATAGGCAAAACGAGCCATGCAGCGAGTCACATTGCCGCACATCTCCGCTTCACTGCCATCAGAATTAAAAATTCTCATTTCAAAATCAGCTTCCTGTGACGGCAAAAGCAGCACTAGCCCATCCGCTCCAATGCCGAAGTGCCTGTCGCATACTGCAATAGCCGCTTGTGCATTATCAGGAAAGGTGTACTTGCTTCCATCCACTAAAATAAAATCATTCCCACAACCATGCCATTTGCTAAAAGAAAACTGCATTCTTATCCCTTCTTTCCTTAGCCGCATCCATTCCCTTCAGTAACGGCACTAGCGCTGCCAATAGCAGCGTCATCCATTGCTACTTATTGTACTGGCAGAAGCTGTTCTTGGCAAGTAAAAAACCCGATAAATCTCCGTTTTACTCCCGAAATCGCTCTAAAATTGACCCGTACGCCCTTGAATGCTATACTGAGTTCAACCTTTTATTATGCAAGGAGGAACGCGCATGGCTAGTATCGACGGCCTTACCTGGTGCGCCGTTGCCGCGGAGCTTTCCGCCAAGTTAATTGGCAGCCGCGTAGACAAGGTGTTCCAACCCCATTCCCATACTATCGTTTTGTCCCTGCGCCAGCCGGGACATTCTTATTTTCTTTCTCTCTGCGGCCTGCCCAATTCGGCAGCCGTTCTGCTTCTTGATGAGCGTCCGGAAACGCCCTCCCAAGCGCCTGCGTTTTGCATGCTGCTGCGTAAGCATTTAGAAGGCGCTCGTTTGCTGAACATCAGCCAGCCAGGCTTTGATAGACTGCTGATTTTTAATTTTGCAGCCAGGGAAGAGGGCGGGCAACTTACTGAAAAAGAACTCGTCTTAGAAGTTGCAGGACGTCACAGCAATTTAATTTTTCTTCGCAACGGCCTTATCGCCGATGCAGTACGAAGAGTAGGTCCCGAAGACAGCCGCTTGCGGCAAATTCTACCGAACCTGCCTTATGAAACCCCTCCCTTGGAAGGAAAATTAAATCTCGCAACGCTCAAGCAAGAGTTGTTCGAGCAGCGCTTTCTCTTGCAAACAAATCAAGGCGCCCCCCCAACCGCCTCGCTGATGGCCACGTTGGCTGGTGTTGGCCCGTTTACAGCCGAAGCGTGCCTTGCAGCCGCTGCAGAGCTAGGCACTAACGACCCATTAGTCCATCGTATTTGGCAGGTTCTCGCAAATTGGCAAAAACAATTGCAAAACCCAGATTTTTGGCACGCCCATGCCGTATTGCGTCCCAATGGAAAAGTCCAGGCGCTGCTTCCTTTTTTACCTGCAACACTTCCCGACGGCTCCACTTCCCTAGCTTGCGTCTCCCTGCTTGACGCCTTAGCCTGGCTGCACCGGCATGAAGCGCAGCAGCAACTGCCACAGCAGCAAGAATTACAACGTGTCGTTCAAACTGAACTGACAAAACTGTCTCGTAAAAAGCATATTTTAGAGGAAGAATGCCAAGACGCCTCCTTAGCCGATCATTGGCGCCTTTACGGCGATCTGCTGATGGCGCAGCTGCATCTGGTGGCAAAAGGAACGTCTGAAGCCATGCTCCCCAACTTATTCGAACCCGATACGCCAATCGTTAAAATTCCGTTGGACCCTGCGCGCACGCCTGCCGAAAACGCCCAGCATTGCTATCGGCAATATAATAAAAGCAAGCGGCGTCAGATTGTTTTAGCTGAGCAAATCCAGCAAACAACAGATACGCTTTCTTATTT contains:
- the rpoZ gene encoding DNA-directed RNA polymerase subunit omega, with product MIKPSLDVLMTKVDSKYTLVVLAAKRARTLLDEEPGALEGRAKKQVTVALEEIAADRVTYERTKHGIK
- the gmk gene encoding guanylate kinase translates to MAQTKGILIVISGPSGTGKGTVCKELLQQLPYLEFSISATTRAPREGEVHGVNYWFTPKERFQDMIQEKALLEWAEVYGNYYGTPRNYVLERLEAGSDVLLEIDTQGALQVKESYPDGVFVFLMPPSLTELRRRIAGRGTETADVIERRLQAAEHEVTLASKYDYVLVNDIVADAVAKIKGIVMAEKCRVRRNAALIASMQKFGDISHTGELI
- the remA gene encoding extracellular matrix/biofilm regulator RemA; this translates as MDIKLINIGFGNIVSANRIISIVSPESAPIKRIIQEARDRGMLIDATYGRRTRAVIIADSDHVILSAVQPETVAHRLVNKDSGSDPQD
- a CDS encoding YicC/YloC family endoribonuclease, producing MIQSMTGFGRGEATSPVQEGASFRMQVEIKSVNHRYGEVVVRMPKSLLVLEERVRRLVSAKLQRGRVDVFISFEEVGSKAANVQVDYELAKAYFQAGQELATQLGLPQTLTVEQLLRYPDIIRVTEAQEDAENRWPVLQEALEAALYQLLAMRRQEGCNLQEDFVRRIALLRERLQMVEGRAPQVACEYQEKLLLKLRELLAAAGTAPDESRVLQEAALFADRIGIVEEIVRFRSHLDQFTATLSVLEPVGRKLDFLLQELNREANTMASKANDFELGKIVVEMKSELEKMREQVQNVE
- the dapF gene encoding diaminopimelate epimerase produces the protein MQFSFSKWHGCGNDFILVDGSKYTFPDNAQAAIAVCDRHFGIGADGLVLLLPSQEADFEMRIFNSDGSEAEMCGNVTRCMARFAYENGLTDQKEMTFKTKAGLIRPKLLEDGQVRVDMGEPKLAAKDIPVKDGGEERVVNRSLQTEHGDFAVTCVSMGNPHAVIFVDDAEAVPLELWGPKLETHAFFPRKTNVEFVQVINRQALRMRVWERGAGVTLACGTGSCATVTAAVLNGLAERRCKVALDGGVLEVEWSEEDNHVYLTGPATEVFRGSCRLRGQEAV
- a CDS encoding Rqc2 family fibronectin-binding protein, with the translated sequence MASIDGLTWCAVAAELSAKLIGSRVDKVFQPHSHTIVLSLRQPGHSYFLSLCGLPNSAAVLLLDERPETPSQAPAFCMLLRKHLEGARLLNISQPGFDRLLIFNFAAREEGGQLTEKELVLEVAGRHSNLIFLRNGLIADAVRRVGPEDSRLRQILPNLPYETPPLEGKLNLATLKQELFEQRFLLQTNQGAPPTASLMATLAGVGPFTAEACLAAAAELGTNDPLVHRIWQVLANWQKQLQNPDFWHAHAVLRPNGKVQALLPFLPATLPDGSTSLACVSLLDALAWLHRHEAQQQLPQQQELQRVVQTELTKLSRKKHILEEECQDASLADHWRLYGDLLMAQLHLVAKGTSEAMLPNLFEPDTPIVKIPLDPARTPAENAQHCYRQYNKSKRRQIVLAEQIQQTTDTLSYLDSVQTMLHTAATTVEIQEIRQELVNTGFLAAPKKKQAALPLSQPLQVQGPEQSLIWVGRNNRQNDELTFRRGKPGDLWFHAKDMPGSHVLLQMPPGQTASKEAIELAASLAAHFSKGSASSRVAVDYTDRKQVKKPSGSKPGFVIYFQQTTLYVSPDPERLKPYLDNKKMKTK